A window of the Fusarium fujikuroi IMI 58289 draft genome, chromosome FFUJ_chr09 genome harbors these coding sequences:
- a CDS encoding probable acetolactate synthase has product MLRTRQAAKAIRAVANARSFTTTSAVASVQTSKKVASTRNQSTAAAPARDIPSPGFNVEKNQSNVQPLVNPRKNDMDESFIGKTGGEIFHEMMLRHGVKHIFGYPGGAILPVFDAIYNSKHFDFILPRHEQGAGHMAEGYARASGKPGVVLVTSGPGATNVITPMQDALSDGTPMVVFTGQVVTTAIGSDAFQEADVVGISRACTKWNVMIATSGRPGPVLVDLPKDVTAGILRRAIPTETALPSLPSAASRAAMDVTKKQLEGALQRVGNLVNKAKKPIIYAGQGIILSEGGPEILKELADKSSIPVTTTLQGLGAYDELDEKSLHMLGMHGSAYANMAMQEADLIIALGARFDDRVTLSIAKFAPGAKAAAAEGRGGIVHFEIMPKNINKVVQATEAIEGDVATNLKELLPLIESKTMEDRKEWFNKINEWKKKWPLTDYERAERSGLIKPQTLIEELSNLVADRKDKTYIATGVGQHQMWTAQHFRWRHPRSMITSGGLGTMGYGLPAAIGAKVAQPDALVIDIDGDASFNMTLTELSTAAQFNIGVKVIVLNNEEQGMVTQWQNIFYEDRYAHTHQSNPDFIKLAEAMRVQNRRVSKPEDVVDALKWLINTDGPALLEVVTDKKVPVLPMVPVGSGLHEFLVFDGAKDKKRRELMRERTCGLHG; this is encoded by the exons ATGCTCCGAACTCGCCAGGCCGCAAAGGCCATCCGGGCCGTCGCCAATGCCCGATCCTTCACCACCACATCAGCCGTTGCTTCCGTTCAGACTTCAAAGAAGGTCGCCAGTACCAGGAATCAATCCACTGCTGCTGC ACCTGCACGCGATATCCCCAGCCCAGGATTCAATGTCGAGAAGAACCAGAGCAATGTCCAGCCTCTGGTCAACCCCCGGAAAAACGACATGGATGAGTC TTTCATTGGAAAGACTGGTGGTGAAATCTTCCACGAGATGATGCTCCGACATGGCGTGAAACACATCT TTGGATACCCTGGCGGTGCCATTCTCCCCGTTTTCGATGCCATCTACAACTCAAAGCACTTCGACTTTATCCTCCCTCGCCACGAGCAAGGTGCTGGCCACATGGCTGAGGGTTATGCCCGAGCTTCTGGCAAGCCCGGTGTTGTTCTCGTCACATCTGGTCCCGGTGCTACAAATGTCATTACACCTATGCAGGACGCCCTTTCTGACGGTACCCCCATGGTTGTCTTCACCGGTCAGGTCGTGACAACTGCCATTGGTAGTGATGCTTTCCAAGAGGCCGACGTTGTCGGTATCTCTCGTGCATGCACCAAGTGGAACGTCATG ATCGCCACCAGCGGTCGCCCCGGTCCCGTCCTCGTCGATCTTCCCAAGGATGTCACTGCCGGTATCCTACGGAGAGCTATTCCTACCGAGACTGCTCTGCCTTCTCTGCCTAGTGCCGCTTCCCGCGCTGCTATGGATGtgaccaagaagcagctcgagGGTGCTCTCCAGCGCGTCGGCAACCtcgtcaacaaggccaagaagcccatCATCTATGCTGGTCAGGGCATCATCCTTTCCGAGGGTGGTCCCGAGATCCTCAAGGAGCTCGCTGACAAGTCCTCCATCCCCGTTACCACTACTCTTCAGGGTCTAGGTGCCTACGACGAACTCGACGAGAAGTCCCTGCACATGCTTGGTATGCACGGCTCTGCTTATGCCAACATGGCCATGCAGGAGGCCGATCTTATCATCGCTCTCGGTGCCCGATTCGACGACCGTGTCACTCTGAGCATTGCCAAGTTCGCTCCCGGTGCCAAggccgctgctgctgagggcCGTGGTGGTATTGTCCACTTTGAGATCATgcccaagaacatcaacaaggttgTTCAAGCAACCGAGGCCATCGAGGGTGATGTCGCTACCAATCTGAAGGAACTCCTGCCTCTGATTGAGTCCAAGACCATGGAGGACCGCAAGGAGTggttcaacaagatcaacgagtggaagaagaagtggcCCCTGACCGACTACGAGCGTGCCGAGCGCTCTGGTCTGATCAAGCCCCAGACTCTGATTGAGGAGCTCAGCAACCTCGTTGCCGACCGCAAAGACAAGACCTACATCGCCACTGGTGTCGGCCAACATCAAATGTGGACTGCCCAGCACTTCCGATGGAGACACCCTAGATCCATGATCACCTCCGGTGGTCTTGGTACCATGGGTTACGGTCTACCTGCTGCCATTGGTGCCAAGGTTGCCCAGCCGGATGCCCTTGTTATCGACATCGATGGTGACGCTTCCTTCAACATGACCTTGACTGAGCTGTCCACTGCTGCTCAGTTCAACATTGGTGTCAAGGTCATTGTTCTTAACAACGAGGAGCAGGGCATGGTCACACAATGGCAGAACATCTTCTACGAGGATCGATATGCCCACACTCACCAGAGCAACcccgacttcatcaagctcgcCGAGGCCATGCGCGTCCAAAATCGACGTGTCTCTAAACCCGAGGACGTTGTCGATGCCCTGAAGTGGCTCATCAACACCGACGGCCCTGCTCTGCTGGAGGTCGTCACCGACAAGAAGGTGCCTGTCCTGCCCATGGTTCCCGTCGGTTCCGGCCTACATGAGTTCCTCGTCTTTGACGGAG ccaaggacaagaagagacGTGAGCTGATGAGAGAGCGTACCTGCGGTCTGCACGGCTAA